One stretch of Spirochaeta lutea DNA includes these proteins:
- a CDS encoding HAD family hydrolase, whose translation MKYKAIAFDIDGTLYPNWRMYLRSLPFALTHISLIKAFARVRKELRSIRPITNFLLLQAEMVGNEMGISAGEARRLIDTHLYREWELVLKKVPLYPGVLELLTNLRDSGYRLAVASDFPVERKLEILGLSDMWDFSLSTEDTNYLKPNPEPFLEISANLGIPPQDILYVGNSLHYDVLGAKSVGMHAAHLTRHRDSQSPADFSFQHYQQLSQFLLSPEKRG comes from the coding sequence ATGAAATACAAGGCCATAGCCTTTGACATCGACGGGACACTCTACCCCAACTGGCGTATGTATCTTCGAAGTCTTCCCTTCGCATTAACGCATATTTCCCTCATCAAGGCCTTCGCCAGGGTGCGCAAGGAACTGCGTTCCATTCGACCTATCACCAATTTTTTACTGCTCCAGGCAGAAATGGTGGGAAACGAAATGGGAATTTCCGCAGGGGAAGCACGGAGATTGATTGATACCCACCTGTACCGGGAATGGGAACTGGTTTTAAAGAAGGTTCCCCTGTACCCCGGGGTTTTAGAACTATTAACTAATCTCCGGGATAGCGGCTATCGTTTGGCGGTGGCAAGTGATTTTCCCGTGGAGCGGAAACTAGAAATTCTGGGTCTTTCGGATATGTGGGATTTTTCTCTCTCCACTGAGGATACCAATTATCTGAAGCCTAATCCCGAGCCGTTCCTGGAAATATCCGCGAACCTGGGAATACCACCCCAAGACATCCTTTACGTTGGAAACAGCCTCCACTACGATGTCCTGGGAGCCAAGAGCGTAGGTATGCACGCCGCCCACCTTACACGGCACCGGGATAGCCAGAGTCCTGCGGACTTTTCTTTCCAGCATTACCAGCAGTTGTCGCAATTCCTGTTGTCACCGGAGAAACGGGGATAA
- a CDS encoding ExbD/TolR family protein codes for MSKVKFTRRLNPNASTDLIPMIDVVFQLVVFFLMSSTFIVAPGITLDLPQSSTTESIQNEGITVFLFEDGRLFIADQEYSMDGLAEYFSSGAVPASTSVIIEGESGVPYQRIISVLDILRKNGMKAASLRAETSSD; via the coding sequence ATGAGTAAGGTGAAATTTACCAGGCGTCTAAACCCGAATGCCTCTACAGACCTCATCCCTATGATCGACGTAGTATTTCAGTTGGTGGTTTTTTTTCTGATGTCTAGCACATTTATTGTGGCTCCGGGCATTACCCTAGATTTGCCCCAGTCTTCCACCACGGAGAGTATTCAGAATGAAGGAATTACGGTGTTTCTCTTTGAAGACGGCCGGCTTTTTATCGCAGACCAGGAATACAGTATGGATGGCTTGGCTGAGTACTTTTCATCTGGAGCCGTACCCGCCAGTACTTCGGTCATCATCGAGGGTGAATCGGGTGTGCCATATCAGAGAATAATCTCAGTGCTCGATATACTCAGAAAAAATGGAATGAAGGCTGCATCCCTTCGGGCGGAAACCAGTTCGGATTAA
- a CDS encoding MotA/TolQ/ExbB proton channel family protein, translating to MTEFGFNTGTIILALIGLLSVIAFTIILERLWFFRKNRADEKKILSRLKSSLEKGYYDEALAICESSPSLISNLMKIGIEHRNYSPQVIKDRITDAANLQIPELERNISALGTIAHISPLLGLLGTVTGNIQAFSVLGNFGVGADPGLLASGIAEALITTAAGIIVSIPAVVFYNYLVSRVNHMIILLETRVGDLVLALKGRHE from the coding sequence ATGACGGAATTTGGATTTAATACAGGAACAATTATCCTGGCCTTGATTGGGCTTCTATCTGTTATCGCTTTTACAATAATCCTGGAACGGCTATGGTTCTTCAGGAAGAACAGGGCGGATGAAAAGAAAATTCTTTCCCGCTTGAAGTCTAGTCTAGAAAAGGGGTACTACGATGAGGCCCTGGCGATCTGTGAAAGTAGTCCTTCTTTGATCAGTAATCTCATGAAAATTGGGATAGAGCATAGAAATTATTCTCCCCAGGTCATTAAAGACAGGATCACAGACGCTGCAAACCTCCAGATTCCTGAGCTGGAACGTAATATCTCAGCTCTGGGAACCATCGCCCATATTTCACCCCTTTTGGGACTGTTGGGAACGGTAACGGGTAATATTCAAGCCTTCAGTGTACTTGGCAATTTCGGTGTGGGCGCGGATCCCGGTCTGTTAGCCAGCGGGATTGCGGAGGCCTTGATTACCACCGCCGCGGGTATTATCGTTTCCATTCCCGCCGTGGTTTTCTATAACTACCTGGTAAGCCGGGTAAATCACATGATAATTCTGTTAGAAACCCGGGTTGGAGACCTGGTTTTAGCCCTTAAAGGGAGGCATGAGTAA
- a CDS encoding tetratricopeptide repeat protein produces the protein MTMKRFVVLFLIIGLGGALYGQAQSRSTQSDRVLFRIAEQRLQAQDFAVAVQSYQRLVDEYPSSSFTPDAYARLGMGQYYLGNFPEALKAFRLVQDRYRSSAYRNQMPFWIGSTLYRMGDYEEAVQILETLGNLDLNELVVQGLLTASYSHSALGNMEESAGVLRPVFLTAEGAVIPGRVGEYPQAAFRLMNLLYEADAVPQAGIIAEKLLEQQSRGDLSPLQIRSAHFIQAEAVQTAGETERARTMYEGLRSGSDGISSLAYQRLFQLAVQSPSTEDDQRIIRLAEADLAGKPEILVPFWTKVGSEEYRNNRSSVAELYLLKVWEAREVVSTPPEALLYLIEIELSSGSMERALAYIETYLAAQEPPSPLVLVRGSELYLQKGDVVRSLNLAQRALQEGAGRTDNSGSWVSKAHYLVITGLYLQGELDVAFNRIAAVLSQGIEGDYGPELLEIRGRIQRNRGDLEGAVSSFRQYLLMRPQDAQVESAMLRSLLELGRMEQVFDTGRAFLAGVPEVTKRLQDYDRGMIEVQYQTGLAGIHLHEFDAADVILSRLPDQGEIEVLPQWYRRLLPSVLYYRGWIAYQKADDAKAIRLFQAMLEVDTNHPQAQEAAYLSGWAAYRLGDWNSAAGFFEGTALWEPDRGYAQEAQFLHAKALRARGDSAAALAVLDQIWSDQGGNSFRDDAMFEKAGVLSEIGRISESAQAYKTLAVTMPASPLAALGMFNRGKNFFDAGSFEESRSAFQDFREMFPGHSWIDGALFYQGEASYRLSQNGAALLYWQRLIQEYRQSSFRFEAMRISAEILREQGEGRRALSLYNEMVTRYPRESEAEGIQTLLEELSLVIAGLSEREASLWVTIENSGGVDQSAGRAAILELGRLLVLEQTGRGVNRAGIVPLLEKVVASSDSNPAEASEASYLLAEYNIMIENFGQAAVYFVNAAELAGSGDQQPVYYYRAIEVLRRLNRRSDANTILEDMQALYPDHELTARAEALLNEGQN, from the coding sequence ATGACTATGAAGCGTTTTGTGGTTTTGTTTTTAATTATCGGATTGGGGGGGGCTCTCTATGGTCAGGCCCAATCACGATCAACCCAATCTGACCGTGTACTATTTCGGATTGCAGAACAGCGGCTTCAGGCTCAGGATTTTGCAGTAGCCGTGCAAAGCTACCAGCGACTTGTGGATGAATACCCATCCAGCTCCTTTACTCCCGATGCCTATGCTCGCCTGGGTATGGGGCAGTATTACCTGGGCAACTTTCCGGAAGCGCTCAAGGCGTTTCGGTTGGTGCAGGACCGATACCGGTCCTCGGCGTACAGGAATCAAATGCCTTTTTGGATCGGATCAACCCTCTATCGAATGGGGGACTATGAAGAAGCTGTGCAGATTCTAGAAACCCTTGGTAATCTTGACCTGAATGAACTGGTGGTTCAGGGGCTGCTTACTGCCTCGTATAGCCATTCCGCCCTGGGGAACATGGAAGAAAGTGCTGGGGTGTTGAGGCCAGTCTTTTTGACCGCCGAGGGAGCCGTTATTCCCGGAAGAGTTGGAGAGTACCCCCAAGCAGCCTTCCGTCTTATGAACCTGCTGTATGAGGCCGACGCTGTTCCGCAGGCTGGCATCATTGCGGAAAAACTCTTGGAGCAACAGTCCAGGGGGGATTTGAGTCCACTCCAGATACGGTCTGCGCATTTTATCCAGGCTGAGGCGGTACAGACGGCGGGGGAGACCGAGCGGGCCAGAACGATGTATGAGGGACTACGGTCGGGAAGCGATGGAATTTCATCCTTAGCGTATCAGCGGCTTTTTCAACTGGCAGTACAATCCCCTAGTACCGAAGACGACCAACGAATAATCCGCTTAGCAGAAGCGGACTTGGCAGGAAAACCCGAGATACTCGTACCCTTCTGGACAAAGGTCGGTTCGGAGGAGTACCGAAATAATCGCAGCTCGGTAGCAGAACTCTATCTGCTGAAGGTATGGGAGGCCCGGGAAGTAGTTTCCACTCCTCCTGAAGCCCTACTGTATCTCATTGAAATTGAACTCTCCTCGGGTTCCATGGAGAGGGCTCTGGCGTATATCGAGACCTATCTCGCTGCACAAGAACCACCGTCACCTCTGGTATTGGTTCGGGGAAGTGAACTCTATCTGCAGAAGGGAGATGTTGTACGGTCTCTCAATCTTGCCCAGCGAGCGCTGCAAGAGGGGGCGGGCAGGACGGACAACTCCGGCTCTTGGGTTTCGAAGGCGCATTATCTGGTGATAACAGGATTGTATCTTCAGGGAGAACTTGATGTCGCTTTTAACCGGATTGCAGCAGTACTTTCTCAGGGTATTGAAGGTGACTACGGGCCTGAACTATTAGAGATACGGGGACGAATCCAGCGTAATCGTGGCGACCTTGAGGGTGCTGTTTCGAGTTTTCGGCAGTACCTGCTGATGCGTCCCCAGGATGCACAGGTAGAAAGCGCTATGCTCCGGTCCTTGCTAGAACTGGGGCGGATGGAACAGGTGTTTGATACCGGTAGGGCCTTCTTGGCCGGGGTACCGGAGGTCACAAAGAGGCTTCAGGACTACGACCGTGGGATGATTGAGGTGCAGTACCAGACCGGTTTAGCTGGGATTCATCTCCATGAGTTTGATGCTGCCGATGTAATTCTTTCTCGCCTACCGGACCAAGGGGAGATCGAGGTGCTTCCCCAGTGGTACCGGCGTCTCCTGCCGTCCGTTCTCTACTATCGGGGGTGGATAGCCTACCAAAAAGCCGATGATGCAAAAGCAATACGATTATTCCAAGCGATGCTGGAGGTTGATACCAACCATCCCCAAGCTCAGGAGGCTGCATATCTGAGCGGGTGGGCTGCCTACCGGCTGGGGGATTGGAATAGTGCAGCGGGTTTTTTTGAAGGAACGGCGCTCTGGGAACCCGACAGGGGTTATGCCCAGGAGGCTCAATTCCTCCACGCAAAGGCTCTGAGGGCCCGAGGCGATTCAGCAGCTGCCCTGGCAGTGCTTGATCAGATTTGGAGTGATCAGGGAGGGAACTCGTTCCGCGATGATGCAATGTTCGAGAAGGCTGGGGTGCTTTCGGAAATCGGGAGAATTTCTGAATCAGCTCAGGCATACAAAACCCTGGCGGTCACTATGCCAGCCAGTCCCCTGGCTGCACTGGGTATGTTCAATAGGGGAAAAAATTTCTTTGATGCCGGGTCCTTCGAAGAGAGCAGATCGGCATTTCAGGACTTTCGTGAGATGTTTCCAGGTCATTCCTGGATTGATGGGGCATTATTCTACCAGGGTGAGGCTTCCTACCGGTTATCACAGAACGGTGCTGCCCTGTTATATTGGCAACGGCTAATCCAGGAGTATCGGCAGAGTAGCTTTCGATTTGAGGCGATGAGGATATCGGCGGAAATCCTCAGGGAACAGGGCGAAGGACGGCGGGCCCTGTCGCTTTACAACGAGATGGTTACCCGGTACCCCAGGGAATCTGAGGCTGAGGGAATACAAACCCTTCTGGAAGAGCTATCCTTGGTTATCGCTGGATTAAGTGAGCGAGAAGCCTCCTTGTGGGTTACCATAGAAAACTCGGGAGGGGTCGACCAGTCGGCGGGGAGAGCTGCAATACTGGAGCTCGGCAGGCTTTTGGTGCTCGAACAGACCGGAAGGGGAGTGAATCGCGCAGGGATTGTTCCCTTACTGGAGAAGGTAGTTGCTTCTTCAGATTCAAATCCCGCTGAAGCCAGCGAAGCCTCGTACCTATTGGCCGAATACAATATTATGATCGAGAATTTTGGGCAGGCAGCCGTGTATTTTGTCAATGCGGCTGAATTGGCGGGGAGTGGTGACCAACAGCCCGTGTATTACTACCGAGCAATCGAGGTCTTACGCAGGCTGAACCGTCGATCCGATGCAAACACCATCCTTGAAGATATGCAAGCCCTGTATCCTGACCACGAATTAACCGCACGAGCAGAGGCCTTGTTAAACGAGGGGCAAAACTAA
- the der gene encoding ribosome biogenesis GTPase Der, with product MILPTSDAERLVQRLPRVAIVGRPNVGKSTLFNRLIRKRKSITDPTPGVTRDPVSETTILGNRKLEVIDTGGLTESREFLDRLITQRSFSAMEQADVLVFVLDVTELTPEDEEFINRLRQFRDRLILAVNKVDNPTRELEAYNFLSLGFDSVFPLSAAHGAGVEELVEEILRRIPQLPVPERISEDGNDQESQINRVTADKESESDGFDISIALLGQPNTGKSTLINRLTGADTSIVSPVAGTTRDVVQGSFEYKQRTFRILDTAGIRRKSRVEEDLEYYSVNRAFKSIEDADVVILMIDVDKGLVEQDKKIAAQIVKKGRGVVLAANKWDTLEDTPNTLRAVTDRIRFLFPVLEFAPILPLSALEGQGIPKLLNTVIQLRTQLEKRIDTGTLNNALARWIERTPPPQNKKHRWKLRYITQVSKHPVQFILFVNKTKGFPESYLGYIRNSIRREFGFTNIPISVELRDRR from the coding sequence TTGATATTACCGACTTCAGACGCTGAAAGATTAGTCCAGCGCCTTCCCCGGGTGGCCATAGTTGGCCGACCGAATGTGGGAAAGTCCACTCTATTTAATCGACTAATACGAAAACGGAAATCTATAACGGACCCAACACCCGGTGTGACCCGGGATCCTGTATCTGAAACCACCATCCTGGGGAACAGGAAGCTAGAGGTGATTGACACCGGCGGTCTAACCGAGAGCAGGGAGTTTTTGGATAGGTTAATTACCCAGCGTAGTTTTTCTGCTATGGAACAGGCTGATGTTTTGGTGTTTGTTCTGGACGTAACCGAGCTAACCCCCGAGGATGAGGAGTTTATAAACCGTCTGCGGCAATTCCGCGACCGGTTGATACTGGCGGTAAACAAGGTTGATAATCCTACCAGGGAACTAGAGGCCTATAATTTCCTCTCCTTGGGTTTTGATTCGGTCTTTCCCCTGTCGGCTGCCCATGGTGCCGGGGTCGAAGAGTTGGTAGAGGAGATTCTCAGGAGAATCCCCCAGCTCCCGGTACCGGAACGGATCAGTGAAGATGGGAACGATCAGGAATCCCAAATAAACCGTGTTACCGCCGATAAAGAGTCTGAGTCGGATGGTTTCGATATCAGTATCGCCCTGCTTGGCCAACCAAACACCGGGAAGTCAACCCTCATTAACCGGCTTACCGGGGCGGATACCTCCATTGTGAGTCCCGTAGCCGGAACCACCCGGGATGTTGTCCAAGGCTCCTTTGAGTACAAACAACGGACCTTCCGAATTCTTGATACCGCCGGTATACGCAGGAAAAGCAGGGTGGAGGAAGACTTAGAATACTACTCAGTGAACCGGGCATTTAAATCCATTGAGGATGCAGATGTGGTGATACTCATGATCGATGTAGATAAGGGCTTGGTGGAGCAGGATAAAAAAATCGCTGCTCAGATTGTAAAAAAGGGAAGGGGCGTGGTTCTGGCAGCCAACAAATGGGATACCTTGGAGGATACCCCTAACACCCTCCGTGCGGTAACCGACCGAATACGGTTTCTGTTTCCGGTTCTTGAGTTCGCGCCCATTCTGCCCCTAAGTGCTCTGGAAGGCCAAGGGATTCCGAAGCTACTAAATACCGTGATCCAATTACGGACTCAACTCGAAAAACGTATTGATACGGGTACCTTGAACAATGCTCTCGCCCGATGGATAGAACGCACCCCGCCCCCCCAGAACAAGAAGCATCGCTGGAAACTCCGATACATAACCCAGGTTTCAAAACATCCTGTACAGTTCATCCTTTTCGTTAATAAAACGAAGGGATTTCCGGAAAGCTACCTCGGGTATATCCGAAACAGCATCCGTAGGGAATTCGGATTTACCAACATTCCCATCTCCGTCGAACTACGCGATCGAAGATAA